The following DNA comes from Pristis pectinata isolate sPriPec2 chromosome 33, sPriPec2.1.pri, whole genome shotgun sequence.
tgttctgccatttaatacaaTCAGAGCagatctgactgtaacttcaacaCCTTTTGCCCCTCATTTAGCAAGAATCTGTCTATGCCTTAAAATATTTAAGGACTATGCCTCCACCATCGTTTGGGGAGTTCTAAAGagacagtactccagatgtgacttTGCCAATGTCCTGtagaactgaagcataactttcctgctttttttgTTCAATTCCCCTCTCAGCAAACAATAATaatgttaactttcctaattacttactgtatctagccttttgcaaatcatgtgcAGCCACCTAGATTCCTCTGCAACTAGAAGTTAACCTCTCACCATATGCTCTTTACCTCGCTATTTTACCCATCTATATTCCTTTATAACCTCCTTGTGTCCTTACAACTTTCGTTCCTACCCATTTTtacatcatcaacaaatttagcaaccattacCTTTGGTGATTTCACGCAAGTCAAGATGTATATAATGTATAAAGTTTAGGCTCAGCACTGATCCTGGAAAATTTACCACTCATTGCATCTGGCCAGCCACAaaacccatttatgcctactgtTTCCTGTTGGCCAGGTAATTAGCTATTCACACCAGTATGTTTCTTCCCATACCATCAACATTCATTTTGTggcatgtggcaccttatcaaatgccttctgaagaaAGATAGAACCACCAACTACATTGCAACCAATTTATTACTAATAATGATTTATTTGTACTATCAATGTGTCTGTATTGTCACATGTGTTCAGATAAAAAGTCCTAAATTTTCATTTGCTACCATTTTCCCTAGTTTGACCCTATTTATGGATTTATTGTTACACCCTGTCCCATTCTGCCTATCaggagaacataaaacatagatgcagtaggaggccattcagcccctcatgcctgatccaccattcaataagattatggttgatcttttacctaaATGCTCGTTTCCAGCACTAATCCTTTATTGATTCCCatatcttgcaataaaggccaacatacctctTGCCTGCCTTATTGCTACATCATGGTACGTTCTGGTTTTTCACCTAAGTTTTCTTTTCTTGCTGGCCCCAGCTTGTTTCTTTCCCAATGGAATAACTCCTTTTCCCCTGTACTGAATGCAGTGCCTCATGAATCAAAACCCCTTTCATCCACACTCCTCACATCAAAGCATTCAGCTTTCTCATCTGACTGCCAATTGGTGCATGCTTCAGGTAGTAATCCAAAGATTATTTTCATTGTGGCTCTTGTAATCTGTCAATGGAACCTCTTTGTTCCTATGAGAGCCATGACAGCTGGATTTATCATAGAACAGCTTGTGCTTCTGCTACTAGGAACTGACCTTAACACTGGCATGAGGTAGGTAACACGCTTTTAGGGACTCTCACTTGTAGCTGCAGAGAACAATATCTGTTACCCTGACTGCTGTTCCCGACCTCATGACCATCCTTTTCCCGACCTCTTGAATGGATACTGCTGTAGTTAGTCTATCCTCCCTACAATCTTTATTCACGTTTGTACAGACGTATGGACGGCCTGACTTGGTTATTTCTTGCTGTTCCTGATCACTGCCAAATTCATCTAATCTTGGATTGCTTCCTGGATCAAACTGTCCAGGTAACTCCTCCTCTGAATGTGGTTTCTGGGCATCTCACTGATCTCAACTCCCCGATTTTTGTCCACAACGGGTCACCTGTCTTGCCAGCTCTATTGAAGCTCTGTTCAATTATTCCCTTGATTTCTTGTTTTTAACTGTTTCAAAAATTAAATAGTCTATCTTTTTACCTCCTTGTACCTTCAATAAGCTTCACATAAACACCCTGACTTACACTAAGCACAAaccaaatttgaaatattttctgccTGCCACCTACATAacaaggagcaagagtaggcctttGTGCTCCTCATGCCTCTCTGTCATTTGgtgagatgatggctgatcttttacttcactgCTATTTCCTGTACTAACTCCTTATCTTGATTCCTTAATATAAGCCACAAAatattggagaaacaaattagCATCTGATTCCCTCTGACACCAAATTCCCAACTTTTGTGCTCCTTTGAAACTGCACTTGTTTGCTCCATGATTACATCAGCCAGTTATGTATTATGTGATACTTTGTCTCCTAGGCCATTGATGGAACCTACATTGACAAAAAATGTCCATTTACTGGGAATGTGTCAATTCGAGGACGCATCCTGACAGGTAGGGGTTAATCCTGTTCATTCTGTACTGAGAAAGAAGTGGGTATATGAAATGGCACCATACCTGCCCTGAAGTAGGGCAGTTGGAATGGGAGATGTATGTGGGAAGTCATTTGACACTGGCTGTAGACTGGTTCCAACTCTCAGCCCTTCAGTGTAGGACCTCAATTATTGTTTCTATCAGGTGAAGATCAGCAGTGCAGCTACTGTGCTTTAGTGCTGGTGTTAGAAGATGCTTGAAATGGTGGTCATTCAGATTGGTTGGAGTGTAACCAGTGCATTCCAGCAGACACTGGTTATTGCACTTGTGTGACCCAGACATTTGTTTTGGTGCTGGTCTGCTTTTGCTCCTTTATCATTTGGGATGCAAATAAAGTCAAGCATAAAAGTGTTACTGTCCTGGAGAGCTGGTATCGGtatgtatttatatttatttataattctGTTGTGGGAAATGTTTCCTGGATTATTTGGGTTTCAAAACTCTTGCTGGTAACTAGTCCCAAGTTTTGAATAATTGTTATAAGTGGTGGTTGGTGTCAGTGAAGGGATTGAGTGATAGCTTGGTGGGATTGGCTCTTTCTGTCATCAGGGgtttggggaaggggaaagaagtcTGAGGCTGTGACCTGTTGGACATAGTTCTGGTCTTATGATTTTAGCCTGTATCCCATGTGTTGTTGCTTAAATACCTTTGGGCTCTGAGGTACATGGTGTGATGCTGTAAGGATGCTTTGCCTATTACCTCCTGCTTTCTTTGTCAGGTGTTGTAACTAAGATGAAGATGCAGCGGACCATTGTTATTCGCAGAGACTACCTTCACTACATCAGGAAATACAACCGCTTTGAGAAGCGACACAAGAACATGTCTGTGCACCTATCCCCTTGCTTCAGGTACCCACATAGTGTTTGGCCCATGTGTCTGGTTTGTACTGTGCACGGTAGTTGCCTCTGCTCCATTGGCATGCTTTGGAGGAGCGAGAACAGTCAGTGATACAGAAAGAATTTGGGCTGACATCAGTATCCAAGGAGGCATACTAGTATTAGCCCAAACATTGTGctctccaacccctttgcacCTTTTTTTAAGCTGCTCTTGCTTGTTGAGTTTGGATTCATTAGTCACATAACTAACCCTTGTGACAGTTCCATACATCGGGAGTGGctgacagaggcagagaaatcCAATCCTGAGTGGAATCTGCTAATTCCACAAACCGTAGATGTATGTTGGAATCAGGTGGGTTTTTTTTGACTCTGACCACATCTTTGCAGTGCAATCACCCAAAGGGTCCATCGGCTCAAACTTAAAagcttgtttttatttctctcttttagCCCCCACACTCAATTTTGCACTAAGAGGCTATGTAGACTTGTAATGTGGGAGCTGGTGTAACCTGAAGTTGGCAACAGGTGGTGGTATAAATCCCAAGTTTGACAGCTCTTGGGGAAAATAGTGTCTGAAGAGCCCATGGATTGGGATGTGATTCCTAAAATGCTGTCTGGTCATCCTGCTGGCATGAGATTATGGTTAATCCAGTGGGCTGTTATATTTGCTTGCTCTTCTAAAGTGGAGTTTGCTTCATGGGTGGGTGCTTAATCCTGATACTGAGCTTTTGCATTATTGAACAAGGCAGAATGCTCTGCTCTAACTGCTTTATCACTTGTTCCAGGGATGTGCAGAATGGAGACAGTGTGACTGTTGGGGAGTGTCGCCCCCTCAGTAAGACTGTGCGTTTCAACGTCCTCAAAGTCACCAAGGCTGCAGGAGCCAAGAAACAGTTCCAGAAATTTTGAGAGCAGCTGTAATATGAATCATCCACAATAAAGTCTTTGTGGAAAAAGTGTCATATGGTGCCGGAATTTCACTGAACTACAGATTCTGCTATTGCTAGGGAAAGGTAGGGAACTGGCCCCAGATTTGCTGAGCTGTCTGTGGAACACAGGGTTGTTGATTAAATTGGCATGGTACACAGATGTTTGGTGCACAGTTTATTGTGATGAATTCAATCATCAGGTCATACTATCTTTCTAATCTGGTTACATATTTGAAGCAGAACTGCACCCTGGAGTGTTGCAACACTATTCTGAAGACTGCAATGAAAATCCATGTAAGGGACATGTGATTAGTTTAAGGGGTTTGTGTATGTGTACTGGATACAGTTTGACTCAAACATAGTATCTGCAATGGCATTGGTGTCAGGGTTTTTGCTTTCAAGCTGTATCCTGACTGTATTCTACCCCAACCTGCTGTCGAGCCTCGTCCAAAATGCTGATGATCAGCTCACTGTCAGCCAGCGTTAGCTGGGGACATTCCTTCAGTCctgcaagaaaaataacaaaagcaGTTGCTCTCAAAATAGCACAAGTGATTCCTTCTATGAGCCATGGGGAATGCTGACCCCTGCCAAAACCAGAAATGCAATCTGAATCTGGTGGTTCAGTGACAATGGACAATGTTTCCTCCGTGGTGTGGAGAGTCAGTAGACCAGTAGCATTGAAGCCTTGATACATATTATCTTACCTCTCTTTCCCCAACCGATTACCCTCAAACCACTGGCGGGCTGATGTGCTAACCAGTCAATAAATGCCCCCAATCATGGTTGAATATAAGTAGAGGGCTGAGTTTGTGTTGTTGGGTATCCTGGGTGGGATATTTTGTAGAACTGGCAAGTGGTATTTGGCAGGTGTTCATTTACCTTTCTGAAGACACTGCCGTACTTCCTCAGCCTCGTACCTTAGGCCAGTACTGTTGATGAAGTTGAGGGGCTGATGTGGAGTTGGCAGTGGGAATTCCTCTACATCTCCATTGACCACAAGGCTTGTAGGGCACCACATATAGCCTGGCACCTTGGACCAAATACACATGTCAGAGCAGAAGAGACAGCATTTCCATcgttttatgaaacattggttaggcctcagctggaatattgtattcTCTTAGAGAGGTACCTCTCACTTAgagaggcagggactgatcagggatactcAGTGCAGGTTTGTTGGTAGCAGATTCTGTCTGACTtgatgagttttttgaggaggcaacTAAATGTATTGATGTGGCTTATGTGaattcagtgaggcctttgacaaggaccaTATTGGAAGGCTGATTCAAAAGATGGGAACCCAGGGGAATTCAAGACAAGTTGGCAAATCGGATCCAAAGCTGGTATGGTGATGGGGTGTTGAGGGTTGCTTTAGTGAATGGAAGCCTGTGACCTTGTTGGTGTAtacattaataacttggatgtgaatgtaggaggtttgCAGATGAAAATTGGTTATGTTGATAGGTTGGTAGTCAGGTTACAGAATAATAATCAGCTAGTAAGTTGGGCAGGGCAATGACGTGGAATTTAAacttgataagtgtgaggtgatgccttTCAGGAGGCGTAATAAGGATAAGAtgtatactgtgaatggtagggcctgagggagcattgaggaacaaagtccaaagatccctctggtaggacatataagaaggcatatggagtgcttGCTTTCCATTACCTTGGGCACACAGGATAAGAGCagagaggtcttggtacaactttataaaacatttgttaggccccagctgcagtactgtgtgcagttctataggaaagatgggattgcactagagaggattcaaagaagattcaccaggatgttggtggcagaggcaggtactcaAATAACAtttaagcatctggacaagcatttcAATCACTAAGGCTTAGTAGGTTATGGACTAGCTACTGATAGATGTATGGGTAGATGCTTTGTAGTTGGCTTGTTTCTGTGTCGTTTGGCTGTTAGCACTGTCCTGACGATCCAACAGCTAGCTATACTTGGCTGGAGACTTAGTTTGGATGTGGTGTGAGGATATTATCTACCTCAGCTGTGATATCCCCTGTAGTCATGTGCCCTGCAATCTTCAATGAGGTACACGTGATCATAGAACTGAACCAAGTAATGCAGAAAAAGAATTAGATTGATAATTGTGGTATTTTTTGGGTCCAGCCCTCGTCAACAGCGGTCCTACAGAGTGAGCTTTGTGTCCCTAATTACCTTGGAGAAAAGAGCATAAAATCTCGACAGTTGCTGCTGTCAGGCTCTACAGTATTGGGTGAAAGCACCACAGATCTATTATCAAAAACAAGGAATGGCATGATACGCAGGGTAAGGGGCAAAGAGTTACCGTGATCGTGCCTCTGGTACCACTGATGATTGCCTGGTTAGGAAGCTGTGTCGCCATAGTTACAGTTACCATAGCCATGCGTTTCCTGGAGTACTTTAGTATGATAGTCACTGTTTCATCAACACCTGCAGTGATAAGAGAGGAAAGGTGGCATCAGGAAACCTGCCCTCAGTAAACAGTTGAATTTGGGATAGTTTCACTGTGGAGAGCAAGGAATGGTATGAGGGATTCTGTGTCAAGGATAGAGGACAGGAGGGATTTGTAAGTTTTCTGGGTTTTAACTGCTTCCAGTAGAGTGGTTCATGCCACACTTGCCTTTCTCTGTGAGGAATCCTGTGGCATGAATAGAATCTGGCTTCTCACCATTGAACACCATGCAGACAAACTGTAGACAGTAGCAGCCAATATCCAAGAGTACTCCTCCACCTAACTCCTTCTCCACCAGCCGTGGTGTCCCCAGCATCCATGTGCCAAACTCGGCTCTCACCATTTTAATCTCCCCCACGTTATTCTGAGACAGTAGACATCGAATCCTATTGGAGACTGGGAAAAACCTTGTCCAAAGACCCTGTGAACACAATAGACAAAAGTCAAAAGGACCTGGGTCCACAAatgtattgcatttttttttaaaactggaagGCTGTGACCTTGTTTTAATAAGTAGTTTGCTTAAAATTTGCAATCCACAGGCATGTGTGGTTCCAAATCCCAAAGCTATAGTCTTGGATGCCTTGAGCAGACATTCCTCTTGGATCTCAAGACTCCTTTTTGGAGTTTACAGCATCCTGTGATCTTGTGTACAAAGCAGATGCATATTAATATTTGCAACTTGGGATGATGAAAGGACTGTTGCAAATACAGATCTTGGTATAGTTTTACTCAAGGAACAGTAGAGGGAGCTTTAATGTGTAACCCTTGTTGTATTTATCttttgacagtgtggagggagctatATGATTTATCTAACCTTCCTGTTCCAAAAATGGGAgaatttgatgggacagtgtagagggagcatttctctttttctcagctaTGCTTTGCAAGTAGGTGCCTGACACTCTGTATCTGAAACGGGAAATGATTTAATTTCCAGCTCCCACCTGATCTGCTCACTTTAGTTGTAGCTGTTTTGGTATTGCAGGTACACTCACCTCCATGAGGAAGCGGTTGTAGTCCCGGGCTGTACACATCATCTTACGGACCTCCCTCACATTCATGCCCATGGGCTTCTCACAGAGGACATTCTTGCCTGCCTCCAACATCAGCAGAGCCACCTTCAGGTGCTGGGTGTTAATGGTCCCCACATAGACAATGTCTGTTAATTAAGGAATTCGCTGTTACTTTgtgaaaattatttcctttcttgcTGACCCACAGGTTAAAGTCACTATAACTCAGCAGGAACATTAATACAGGAGGTCCCTGTGCCTTCAATTTCTAACCTTGGGGCTTTCTGCAAATTACCAACCAGTCACCTGAAGAAACTTATTTACACACCTGTGGCAGAGCCAAAATAAATCCAGACTGAGAATAAAGTGGCATTTCATATATTCACTCCCTCAAGTTCTCGAGGAcaaattggtttaaaaaaaaatttgcagccTTTATTGTTGATGCTTAAAATGTTACATGAATAACTACTTGGATAACAAGACCTGCTTGTGCAGTTCAGAGACTGGTTACTCTAGTGAAGATGCTACATTTATTTGTCTGCGTGGGTGCAgcttcacatgtacatcgaaacacagtgaaatgcatcttctgtgtagagtgttcaggggacagcctgcaagtgtcaccacgcttccggtgccaacatagcatgcccacaacttcctaacctgtacgtctttggaatgtgggaggaaaccagagcacccggaggaaacccacgcagtcacagggagaacgtacaagctccttacagacagcggacggaattgaacctgggtcactggcgctgtaagagttacactaactgctacactaatgaacatttccttcctccaccaccagcatacCATGGCTGCAATACGTGCTATCTCAAAAATCTACTGTAGTTTCCAGCCAACGCTTCTTCAACAGTACCTCTAGAACCCATGCCCTCTATGACCTATCAGGATAAGGCGGTAGTCATACATCACTCCAACGTGCATAGGTCACAGTTCAGGAACTCCCTACCTCATCAATTTCTCCAGTacatttagggatggacagtaaatgctggcctacTAAGTGATGCCCCTTATCTCTTGAATGAAAAAAATTCCCCAGACACTATAAGGCACGTTGTGATAGCCGAGGTCCCAGGTCTCCTTACCCACGTTGGGGTCGTTCGCCAGCTCCACGTAAGACCCATAGGATTTAGGAATGTGGTGTCGCTCTGCAAAGTCGCGAGCTCGCGAGGAGTCACGGGAGGCCACAGCAACTGCCTGAGGAGAGAACAATTCATTGCAGCAATCCTGCTCGGGTTCCTCCCCTTCAATGGGGAGCCCCTACTGCTGATGCCTGTCCTCACCTGGAGATTGGGCCCTTGGTTCTAAGAATCCACCCTGTAAACTCCTCTCAGAATGTTGCACATTTCAAAGCCTTCACCTCACACCCTGCTACATTCTGGAGAATACAGACCTACTCCACCTCAGGTGACAATGTCCTTACCCTAGTGAATCTACACTGCACTCCAAGGGAAGCATTTCCTTTGGCACAAAGATCAAACTGCACCTGGTGCTCCGGTGTGGTCTCCGCAATCACATCGCCATGTGTTTATTggggaatctagatgaaaaacacgatgatgctggaggaactcagcaggccaggcagcatccatggagaaaagcaggtggtcaacgtttcgagtcaggacccttcttcaggactgaagataggaaaaggggaagcccaatatataggagggaaaagcagagcagtgataggtggacaaaagaggggaggtggggtggtcacagggaggtgataggtagatgcaggtaagagatagtgataggcaggtgcgggggaggaggggagagcagatccaccagggggtgggtcaaaggtaaggaggaaaagggTAGATAAAAGACAGGCAAGAAGGGACagaaaaaaagggaagaaaaggaggcatgggggggttggggggaggtggaattacctaaagtgggagaattcaatgttcatgcctttaggctgcaaggttccaagatggaaaatgacgtgctgttcctccagttttgtcctggcagtggaggaggcggaggactgacatatcagtgatagtgtgggagggggagttgaagtgaccggcaacggggagatggtgtgatgaaatgtgaggacaagggggaccctattcctgttgggtctgggagaggtgggggtgagagcacaagtgcgggaaatggcagaggtgcgGGTGTgaactctctcgaccacagttgggggaAGAAacagtaaagaagttggacatctcggatgttctggagtgaaaagcctcatcatgggagcagatgcggcgaaggcggagaaattgagaaaaagggatcgcatccttgcaagaaacagggtgggaggagctgtaaacgaggtagctgtgggcatcagtgggttttacgaagatgtcggtggataaaaggaatctcctgagatggagacggaaagatcgaaAAAAGAGGGAGGattcagagatagtccaagtgaactggagagcaggatgaaaattactggcgaaatttatgaaactcgAGTTCCGCACTGGTGCAAGAGAGGCACCGATGCAGTTTCGATATAGCGAAGAAagggttgaggaatggggctcCAGCCTTTATGGGCAATCGCCGGGCTATGGAAACATTAATAGCGACCTAAGTATTCACCTCCCCAGCCTCCCGATAATTACCGATAAATAGCCGGTTCACAGCGCAACAAACCGACCGTCAAACAGTACCAGCTAagttttctccccccttccacctcCAATCCCTGACTCACTTTCTGCTCTCcgattctctctcccccccccccccccttcccttccacccCACACGCCTCTCACGCCGTCCCTTCCATCTCCTTAAGACTTTCTTTCCTGTTCTCTCCGGTGTCTTCTATCTTCacctcttttcctctctttcccaacgTTGACCCTTCCCGTCTCTCTTCttactcccccctctctccctctctctacctgGTGGTCGGTGGCCGGGAGGGTCTTTAGAGCCACCATGAAATCGTGAGAGATTTTGCCGGCGCTGCAGATTCCCCAGCGAGTGGCCATGGGCGATGTGCGGAGATGAATGCAATCTCACAGCGCGGGTGCGGCGTTTTATAGAGGCGGGGGGTCCGACTGTGCCGTTAGCACAGATAGCTAACATTGGTGCGTTGCAGACGTCAATTAATGTGTGATCCGCTTTAGACCCTGGGATTAGATTCTGCCGACACATCAACTACTCAAAGCCACAGCTCCTGACCGGGGACTGAAGGAACATCCGGATCACACCGAATCCCGGATCGCAACAAATCTTGGGGGTCACTAACACCCGGATTACACCTAGTGAGGTCCGCTCGCCACAACTTTCAGGATCCTTGGCTTTTCCGCGTCCTCGATGTTTTTTCAATGGTCAGATGTCAGTTGGTTCCCTGTAATTTATAGCGTGTTCCATCATGGGAACAAACCatctccccctcctggctccatctgcccatcactccaccccccccccccccaatctggctccacctatcacctaccagtccctgcctcacccctccctctcacctctttatcctggctagcttccctctacaccctcagtgatgatgcagggtcacaacctgaaacgtccaccatccctctgcctccacagataccacctgacccattgagttcctccagctgtttgttttttgccccagattccagcatctgcagtctcttgtgtctccatttggtcAATCACTGTGTTGTGATCCAAGTGATTTGTCCCGTCTTATCACCCATTGTCCACATCCTTTGACACCCCGCCCAGTCTGATGGCTCACTCCCCATACACTTTCCTGTactattcaatctatttttttgttCGTTATTCCATTGGGTCATTGGGAAATTCAGCATTTTTTGCTCTTTCCAAtttcctttgagaaggtgatgggggAACTTGTCCACTTCAGTCTTTCTGGTGAGGATACTCTCAGGGTATTGATTTTGGGATGATGCTGTTGAACATCAGGGTTAGCTGGGTGACCCTCCCCTGATGGATGTGATCATTTCTTGCCACTTGTATGGTATGACCGTTACTTGCCATTTACCATCGTGTGTCACAATATTACTTACCTCTTGCTGCCTGCACGTGTAAACAATGAGGTTGTGAATGGAAATGGAGTTGACTGCTGACTTCTTACCTTACAATAGAAGGAGTTCTAtcgataaagcagctgaagatagttgggcctcgGACTCTGCTCTGAGGCTGAGATTATTAACCTTTAATTACCATATTTCTTTCCGTGGGGCATGACTCCAGGCAGTGGAGTGCTTCCCTCTTGATGCCCATTGGCTTAAGTTTAATCAGGGTTGCTTGATGCCACGTGCCATCAATTGTTGTCTTGATGTTAGggacagtcactctcacatcACCTGTGGAATTTAGATCTTTGTCCATGTTTGAATCAAGGTCTGAAGCAAAGCAGTGCTGGCAAAACCCAAAGTGACCATCAGTAGGCACAGTTATTCTGCTCCTCGATGACATTGTCAATAAcacctttgctgatgattgaggtcGAATGATTGGCAGGTAATTTGCTGCATCGTGTTAGTTCTGTATTCTGTGGACACTACATACTTGGCCAATTTTCCGTATAATTGGGGTGAACGTAATATGATAACGGTATTGAGCATCCAGACACAGCTCATTCTCAAGTTGATGTCTTTAGCCCTACAGCATAGATGTTGTTTGATCCCGTAGCCTTTACTgtatccactgctgtcagacGTTTCCTGATATCACttgaagtgaattgaattggccaaTGGTGGGAACTGCAGGTGGAATCCAAAATGGATTATTCACAGCACCCTGGCTGAAAATGGctgcaaatgtttcagccttgaTTTACGGAATTGTGTACTATGTCCACAATTATTGAGgttggggatgttcttggaaccCCCTCCACTCGGTTATTTCATTGTTCTCTAGTA
Coding sequences within:
- the rps11 gene encoding 40S ribosomal protein S11, coding for MADNQTERAYQKQPTVFQNKKRVLAAEGAKEKLPRYHRNVGLGFKTPREAIDGTYIDKKCPFTGNVSIRGRILTGVVTKMKMQRTIVIRRDYLHYIRKYNRFEKRHKNMSVHLSPCFRDVQNGDSVTVGECRPLSKTVRFNVLKVTKAAGAKKQFQKF
- the LOC127585547 gene encoding trans-1,2-dihydrobenzene-1,2-diol dehydrogenase-like, which encodes MATRWGICSAGKISHDFMVALKTLPATDHQAVAVASRDSSRARDFAERHHIPKSYGSYVELANDPNVDIVYVGTINTQHLKVALLMLEAGKNVLCEKPMGMNVREVRKMMCTARDYNRFLMEGLWTRFFPVSNRIRCLLSQNNVGEIKMVRAEFGTWMLGTPRLVEKELGGGVLLDIGCYCLQFVCMVFNGEKPDSIHATGFLTEKGVDETVTIILKYSRKRMAMVTVTMATQLPNQAIISGTRGTITVPGYMWCPTSLVVNGDVEEFPLPTPHQPLNFINSTGLRYEAEEVRQCLQKGLKECPQLTLADSELIISILDEARQQVGVEYSQDTA